The Stappia sp. genome window below encodes:
- a CDS encoding LysR substrate-binding domain-containing protein, with protein sequence MSRRSASASTVEKKPAVAPGDETAIRRLRVFLAVVDAKSFSRAARRLGVSQPAVTQQVRALEDSLRTQLFTRHGRTVALSEAGVRAARVARDLVLQIDGAFTELRGVTAQPQVLRIGFSAPQIAMPVASRFKASYPAVDLEFVAANTGTLLDQVRSGELDVAFVGLERPVSRFHCRLMFHQPLIAIVPPDDPWADRGSIPLQTLCARPSIVRETGSFTRQVLMDAAARAGLRPKISYDVASREAACEAVAQGLGISTVLKRECPHDNRLVRLAIDDNAIQAGEYLVAGKTAARLPPVSNLLYILDLWDEETAGAAKGTRAPARDH encoded by the coding sequence ATGTCCCGCCGCTCCGCCTCCGCCAGCACGGTGGAGAAAAAACCCGCCGTCGCGCCCGGCGACGAAACCGCCATTCGCCGGTTGCGGGTGTTTCTGGCGGTGGTCGACGCAAAGAGCTTCTCGCGCGCCGCGCGACGTCTCGGGGTCAGTCAGCCGGCCGTCACGCAGCAGGTGCGCGCGCTGGAGGACAGTCTGCGCACCCAGCTGTTCACACGCCATGGCCGCACGGTGGCGCTCAGCGAGGCCGGGGTGCGGGCGGCGCGCGTGGCGCGCGATCTGGTGCTGCAGATCGACGGCGCCTTCACCGAGCTGCGTGGCGTGACCGCGCAGCCGCAGGTGTTGCGCATCGGGTTTTCCGCGCCGCAGATCGCCATGCCGGTCGCCAGCCGGTTCAAGGCCAGCTACCCGGCGGTGGATCTCGAGTTCGTCGCCGCCAACACCGGCACGCTGCTGGATCAGGTGCGCTCCGGCGAGTTGGACGTCGCATTCGTCGGACTGGAGCGACCGGTGTCGCGGTTTCATTGCCGCTTGATGTTCCACCAGCCGCTGATCGCCATTGTCCCGCCCGACGATCCCTGGGCGGACCGCGGGTCGATCCCGCTTCAGACGCTGTGCGCGCGCCCCTCGATCGTGCGCGAAACGGGATCGTTCACCCGGCAGGTGCTGATGGACGCGGCGGCGCGCGCGGGGCTCAGGCCCAAGATCTCCTATGACGTCGCATCGCGCGAAGCCGCCTGCGAGGCGGTGGCGCAGGGCCTCGGCATCTCGACGGTGCTGAAGCGCGAATGCCCGCACGACAACCGTCTCGTCCGGCTTGCGATCGACGACAACGCGATCCAGGCGGGGGAGTATCTGGTGGCCGGCAAGACGGCGGCACGCCTGCCGCCGGTTTCCAACCTGCTCTACATCCTCGACCTCTGGGACGAGGAGACGGCAGGCGCGGCAAAGGGCACCCGGGCCCCTGCCCGCGACCACTGA
- a CDS encoding ABC transporter substrate-binding protein, with product MKKILLAGVATLALTAFAHADCPAVTVADMGGLKSTYPQQFELAEFQAAASCTLAFAENPEIADLNARIAGNPSQLPPLAERLPREPLVVAPYAEIGRYGGVFNGLSNATEAGTSEVLSLRHVNLVRFSDDLVTIVPNIAKGWAWNEDFTELTFTLRAGHKWSDGQPFTAHDVAFWYNDMTMNPNVVEKPRDLWVAGGKPIEVEAVDDVTVVFRMAAPKPGLLATLATDFAQPFQPRHFLGRFHPDINPDADKLAQELGFETGYELIALYYSGSDWKDVPSPRLKAPEAVAKLPAAVVPTLESHIVVEDTTEGRRLVANPFFHMVDTAGNQLPYVSEIAETYAPDNEVRLLKLINGEVDYKAQSVALPDAPTLLDKQEAGDYTVDLRPQISMPTFSFNVTANDPEKRALFNERDFRVAMSHAIDRAEINSVAYFDLGEPRQYLAFDPLPPFASADQARYATAFDPERAAALLDGIGLTDRDGDGLRDLPSGKKLTLNLQFSTQGIPTTVAELVARNWSDIGVETVVKEVTSDEYRAAQSANELDVLAWDKGQPLPVVQGDNKLFVPPFGDYFGHRNAMLWAQYLETEGAEGVEPPAWVGEMAAKVAEWQTHEIGSDASNRLGAELIQAQLDAFLFIGTVVAPSPIYRSNDLGNFETPKTASYEYYRAYPYRTQQWFLARD from the coding sequence ATGAAAAAGATCCTGCTTGCCGGCGTCGCGACGCTGGCGCTGACCGCGTTCGCCCACGCCGATTGCCCGGCCGTCACCGTCGCCGACATGGGCGGTCTGAAGAGCACCTACCCCCAGCAGTTCGAACTGGCCGAGTTCCAGGCCGCGGCGAGCTGCACGCTTGCCTTCGCCGAGAACCCGGAAATCGCCGATCTGAACGCCCGGATCGCCGGCAACCCGTCGCAGCTGCCGCCGCTGGCCGAGCGCCTGCCGCGCGAGCCGCTGGTCGTCGCGCCCTATGCCGAGATCGGCCGCTACGGCGGCGTGTTCAACGGCCTGTCCAACGCCACCGAGGCCGGCACGTCGGAAGTCCTGTCGCTGCGCCATGTCAATCTGGTGCGCTTCTCCGACGATCTGGTGACCATCGTTCCCAACATCGCCAAGGGCTGGGCCTGGAACGAGGACTTCACCGAACTGACCTTCACGCTGCGCGCCGGTCACAAGTGGTCGGACGGCCAGCCCTTCACCGCGCATGACGTTGCCTTCTGGTACAACGACATGACGATGAACCCGAACGTGGTCGAGAAGCCGCGCGATCTGTGGGTCGCCGGCGGCAAGCCCATCGAGGTCGAGGCGGTCGACGATGTCACCGTGGTGTTCCGCATGGCGGCGCCGAAGCCGGGCCTGCTTGCGACCCTCGCCACCGATTTCGCCCAGCCCTTCCAGCCGCGCCATTTCCTCGGCAGGTTCCATCCCGACATCAATCCCGACGCCGACAAGCTGGCGCAGGAGCTCGGCTTCGAGACCGGCTACGAGCTGATCGCACTCTACTACAGCGGATCCGACTGGAAGGACGTGCCCTCGCCGCGTCTCAAGGCGCCCGAGGCCGTCGCCAAGCTGCCGGCCGCCGTCGTGCCGACGCTGGAAAGCCATATCGTCGTGGAAGACACGACCGAAGGTCGCCGTCTGGTCGCCAACCCCTTCTTCCACATGGTGGACACCGCCGGCAACCAGCTGCCCTACGTCAGCGAGATCGCCGAGACCTATGCCCCGGACAACGAAGTCCGTCTGCTCAAGCTGATCAACGGCGAGGTGGACTACAAGGCACAGTCCGTGGCGCTGCCGGACGCTCCGACGCTGCTCGACAAGCAGGAAGCCGGCGACTACACGGTCGACCTGCGGCCGCAGATCTCGATGCCGACCTTCTCCTTCAACGTCACGGCGAACGACCCGGAGAAGCGCGCGCTCTTCAACGAACGCGACTTCCGGGTGGCGATGAGCCATGCCATCGACCGCGCCGAGATCAACTCGGTGGCCTATTTCGATCTCGGCGAGCCGCGTCAGTACCTCGCCTTCGATCCGCTGCCGCCCTTCGCGAGCGCGGACCAGGCGCGCTACGCGACCGCCTTCGATCCCGAGCGCGCGGCCGCCCTGCTCGACGGCATCGGTCTGACCGACCGTGACGGCGATGGCCTGCGCGATCTTCCCTCCGGCAAGAAGCTGACGTTGAACCTGCAGTTCTCCACGCAGGGCATCCCGACCACGGTCGCCGAACTGGTGGCCCGGAACTGGTCGGACATCGGCGTCGAGACCGTGGTGAAGGAAGTGACCTCGGACGAGTATCGTGCCGCCCAGTCGGCGAACGAACTCGATGTCCTGGCCTGGGACAAGGGGCAGCCGCTGCCGGTCGTCCAGGGCGACAACAAGCTCTTCGTCCCGCCCTTCGGCGACTACTTCGGCCATCGCAACGCGATGCTGTGGGCCCAGTACCTCGAGACCGAGGGCGCGGAAGGCGTGGAGCCGCCGGCATGGGTTGGCGAGATGGCGGCCAAGGTCGCCGAGTGGCAGACGCATGAGATCGGCAGCGACGCCTCCAACCGTCTCGGTGCGGAGCTGATCCAGGCCCAGCTCGATGCGTTCCTCTTCATCGGCACCGTGGTCGCGCCGAGCCCGATCTACCGCTCGAACGACCTGGGCAACTTCGAGACGCCGAAAACCGCGTCCTACGAGTACTACCGGGCCTATCCCTACCGGACCCAGCAGTGGTTCCTGGCCCGGGACTGA
- a CDS encoding ABC transporter permease, with protein MAAFVRFIATRAGMALLTLLLVSFIVFSLMELVPGNCAERYIAYKSTQGQIITEADIRAEEIRMGLDRPFLERWGGWVWGVFTRGDFGESCLWRVEVNQLIGDKFLLSLGICVAALVLTYLIAIPVGILSATMRGGAFDTGLRIVSYLGLALPNFLLALGVMLASTVLFQDTLAGLFSAQYRDAPWSLDKVLDLMSRVWLPIGILAWSATAIQLQTVRALLSDEKDKLYVTAARARGVSGARLLWRYPARHSLGPVVNSIGFDLNRIFNDLPIVAAVLTLTEAGSLLLDALARSNDQQLAGAIIFLLTASIVAVNFLTDIVLAVIDPRVRAGLM; from the coding sequence ATGGCCGCCTTCGTCCGCTTCATCGCCACGCGCGCCGGCATGGCGCTGCTGACCCTGCTGCTCGTCTCCTTCATCGTCTTCTCGCTGATGGAACTGGTGCCGGGCAATTGCGCCGAGCGCTACATCGCCTACAAGTCCACCCAGGGGCAGATCATCACCGAGGCCGACATCCGCGCCGAGGAAATCCGGATGGGGCTCGACCGTCCCTTCCTTGAGCGCTGGGGCGGCTGGGTCTGGGGCGTCTTCACCCGCGGCGATTTCGGCGAGAGCTGTCTGTGGCGCGTCGAAGTGAACCAGTTGATCGGCGACAAGTTCCTGCTGTCGCTGGGCATCTGCGTCGCGGCTCTGGTGCTCACCTATCTGATCGCCATTCCCGTCGGCATCCTGTCGGCGACCATGCGCGGCGGCGCCTTCGACACGGGGCTGCGCATTGTCAGCTACCTGGGGCTGGCGCTGCCCAACTTTCTCCTGGCGCTCGGGGTGATGCTCGCCTCGACCGTGCTGTTCCAGGACACGCTGGCCGGCCTGTTCAGCGCGCAATACCGCGACGCGCCGTGGTCGCTCGACAAGGTGCTGGACCTGATGAGCCGGGTGTGGCTGCCCATCGGCATTCTCGCCTGGTCCGCGACGGCGATCCAGCTGCAGACCGTGCGCGCGCTGCTGTCGGATGAAAAGGACAAGCTCTATGTCACGGCCGCGCGGGCGCGGGGCGTTTCCGGCGCGCGGCTGCTGTGGCGCTATCCGGCGCGCCATTCGCTTGGTCCGGTGGTCAATTCCATCGGCTTCGACCTCAACCGGATCTTCAACGATCTGCCGATCGTCGCGGCGGTCTTGACGCTGACCGAAGCCGGGTCGCTGCTGCTCGACGCACTCGCCCGCTCCAACGATCAGCAGCTCGCCGGTGCCATCATCTTTCTGCTGACGGCGTCGATCGTCGCCGTCAACTTTCTGACGGACATCGTGCTGGCCGTCATCGATCCGCGCGTCCGCGCGGGGCTCATGTAG
- a CDS encoding ABC transporter permease, producing MIATDMQGEPAAPVAEASRRGEAYFTASQGQLIFARFKKKRAAIFAAFVLGVFVACGVFAPFLSPYDPTIAGRNADYTNGAPQLPRFCDANGCSLRPFIHKVERYRGADTNFRWVTRQTGTRDYLTFLPRGWEYRVGAISWDLPGETFDLSLPGIAFDRHLFGVETGFIHLFGTDATGKDIFSRTLHAIWVSLSVGTLGVLIAFSLALVIGGVSGYFGGWIDTVCQALTDAVRTVPTIPLFMALAAFIPQEWSAETRFFFISMILGLVGWPTLARRVRTHILAERTADYVLAARLAGASPAHTIRRHLLPSFTSYIIVDLVISFPYMVLSETALSFIGLGLKDPVNSLGVMLQNVTRVDVLLNYPWYFIPVPIFVVIVLAFVFVGDGLRDAADPHEERR from the coding sequence ATGATCGCGACCGATATGCAGGGCGAGCCGGCGGCGCCTGTCGCCGAAGCGTCCAGGCGCGGCGAGGCCTATTTCACCGCCTCGCAGGGCCAGCTGATCTTCGCCCGCTTCAAGAAGAAGCGCGCCGCCATCTTCGCCGCCTTTGTGCTGGGCGTCTTCGTGGCCTGTGGCGTCTTCGCGCCCTTCCTCTCGCCGTACGATCCCACCATCGCCGGGCGCAATGCGGACTACACCAACGGCGCACCGCAGCTCCCGCGGTTTTGCGATGCGAACGGCTGCTCCCTGCGTCCCTTCATTCACAAGGTCGAGCGCTATCGCGGCGCCGACACGAATTTTCGCTGGGTGACGCGCCAGACCGGGACGCGCGATTACCTGACCTTCCTGCCGCGCGGATGGGAATATCGCGTCGGGGCGATCTCCTGGGATCTGCCCGGCGAGACCTTCGACCTTTCCCTGCCGGGCATCGCCTTCGACCGGCATCTGTTCGGCGTCGAGACGGGCTTCATTCACCTGTTCGGCACCGATGCCACCGGCAAGGATATCTTCTCCCGCACGCTGCATGCCATCTGGGTGTCGCTGTCGGTCGGCACGCTCGGTGTGCTGATCGCCTTTTCCCTGGCACTGGTGATCGGCGGCGTCTCGGGCTATTTCGGCGGCTGGATCGACACCGTGTGCCAGGCGCTGACCGACGCGGTGCGCACCGTGCCGACCATCCCGCTCTTCATGGCGCTCGCCGCCTTCATTCCGCAGGAATGGTCGGCGGAGACGCGCTTCTTCTTCATTTCCATGATCCTGGGTCTCGTCGGCTGGCCGACGCTGGCGCGGCGCGTGCGCACCCACATCCTGGCGGAGCGCACCGCCGACTACGTGCTCGCCGCCCGGCTGGCCGGCGCCTCGCCGGCGCATACGATCCGGCGGCATCTGCTGCCCTCCTTCACCAGCTACATCATCGTCGATCTGGTGATTTCCTTTCCCTACATGGTCCTTTCGGAAACGGCCCTGTCCTTCATCGGACTGGGGCTGAAGGATCCGGTGAACTCGCTCGGTGTCATGTTGCAGAACGTCACGCGGGTGGACGTGCTGCTGAACTATCCCTGGTACTTCATCCCCGTTCCGATCTTCGTCGTGATCGTGCTGGCCTTCGTCTTCGTCGGCGATGGCCTGCGCGACGCGGCCGACCCGCATGAGGAGCGCCGCTGA
- a CDS encoding ABC transporter ATP-binding protein translates to MADKPVLEVDDLSVRFRTDEGEITAVDGVSFSLRPGEVMGLVGESGSGKSVTAKSVMQLNPGNTIYDPRSRITLNLEEGPVDVLSLKTAAALRKVRGDAVSMIFQEPMASFAPAITIGEQMVEQLTLHRPMTRREAKDLSIHMLERVGIADAPTRFGQYAFELSGGMRQRAMIATALSTRPKLLIADEPTTALDVTIQAQVIDLMKDLVAEFDMAILFITHDLGVIAQTADSVTVMYLGKTVEQGPVRSVLKTPAHPYSRGLINALPKLDDLASPLVPVPGDIPSPLERPSGCVFHTRCPVALEARCAREVPAMRVLADTHRGACLRLDETPGRAVA, encoded by the coding sequence ATGGCCGACAAACCGGTTCTGGAAGTCGACGATCTGTCGGTGCGCTTCCGCACCGACGAGGGCGAGATCACCGCCGTCGACGGCGTGTCCTTCTCGCTGCGTCCGGGCGAGGTGATGGGGCTCGTCGGCGAGTCCGGGTCGGGCAAGTCCGTCACGGCCAAATCCGTGATGCAGCTCAATCCCGGCAACACGATCTACGACCCGCGAAGCCGCATCACGCTGAACCTGGAGGAGGGGCCGGTCGACGTCCTGTCGCTGAAGACGGCGGCGGCCCTGCGCAAGGTGCGCGGCGATGCGGTCTCCATGATCTTTCAGGAGCCGATGGCCTCCTTCGCACCGGCGATCACGATCGGCGAGCAGATGGTCGAGCAGCTCACGCTGCACAGGCCGATGACCCGGCGCGAGGCGAAGGACCTGTCGATCCACATGCTGGAGCGTGTCGGCATCGCCGATGCGCCGACCCGCTTCGGCCAATACGCCTTCGAACTCTCCGGCGGCATGCGTCAGCGCGCGATGATCGCCACCGCCCTGTCGACCCGCCCGAAGCTGCTGATCGCCGACGAACCGACCACGGCGCTCGACGTCACCATCCAGGCCCAGGTGATCGACCTCATGAAGGATCTGGTCGCCGAGTTCGACATGGCGATCCTCTTCATCACCCACGATCTGGGTGTCATCGCGCAGACCGCCGACAGCGTGACGGTGATGTATCTCGGCAAGACCGTGGAGCAGGGACCGGTGCGCTCGGTGCTCAAGACCCCGGCCCATCCCTATTCGCGCGGGCTCATCAACGCGCTGCCGAAACTGGATGATCTGGCTTCGCCGCTGGTCCCGGTGCCGGGCGACATTCCAAGTCCCCTCGAGCGGCCTTCGGGCTGCGTGTTCCACACAAGGTGCCCGGTGGCGCTGGAAGCGCGATGCGCGCGGGAGGTTCCGGCGATGCGCGTCCTTGCCGACACGCATCGTGGCGCCTGTCTGCGGCTGGACGAAACCCCGGGAAGGGCGGTGGCATGA
- a CDS encoding oligopeptide/dipeptide ABC transporter ATP-binding protein, protein MSAHDTLVEIRNLSVRFPVRGGLLGPRRAVQAVNDVSLDIPRGRFFGLVGESGSGKTTLGRAILRAAPISGGTIAFHGGDGETLDIATMSRAQEKAFRRKAQLIFQDPYAALSPRMTVRDIIAEPLEIMKLTRSRQETDARVRDIAAKCRLNVEHLRRFPHAFSGGQRQRISIARALVANPQFLVADESVAALDVSIQADILNMLKALQRELGLTFLFISHDLSVVAHTCDTVAVMYLGQIVEVGSRDALFSAPRHPYTHALLSAIPSLDPDDKGKAVKLTGEIPSPANPPSGCRFHTRCPHATALCRSEEPALRRVGSATHRVACHRSEDLYGAFPAPGGTLGSARRHGEAPQAQRVAEHEHAG, encoded by the coding sequence ATGAGCGCACATGACACACTGGTCGAGATCCGCAATCTGAGCGTCCGGTTTCCCGTGCGCGGCGGGCTGCTTGGCCCCCGGCGCGCGGTGCAGGCGGTGAACGACGTTTCGCTCGACATCCCACGCGGCCGGTTCTTCGGTCTGGTCGGGGAATCGGGATCGGGCAAGACCACGCTCGGGCGGGCGATCCTGCGCGCCGCGCCGATCAGCGGCGGGACGATCGCCTTTCATGGCGGCGACGGCGAGACACTCGATATCGCCACCATGAGCCGCGCGCAGGAAAAGGCGTTCCGGCGCAAGGCGCAGCTCATCTTTCAGGATCCCTACGCCGCGCTGAGCCCGCGCATGACGGTGCGCGACATCATCGCCGAGCCGCTGGAGATCATGAAGCTCACGCGCTCGCGTCAGGAAACGGACGCCCGGGTGCGGGACATCGCGGCGAAATGCCGGCTCAATGTGGAGCATCTGCGCCGCTTTCCCCATGCGTTCTCGGGCGGGCAGCGCCAGCGCATCTCCATCGCGCGCGCCCTTGTCGCCAATCCGCAGTTTCTGGTCGCCGATGAAAGCGTCGCCGCGCTCGATGTGTCGATCCAGGCCGACATTCTCAACATGCTCAAGGCGCTGCAGCGGGAGCTCGGGCTGACGTTTCTGTTCATCAGCCACGATCTGTCGGTGGTCGCCCATACCTGCGACACGGTCGCGGTGATGTATCTCGGGCAGATCGTCGAGGTCGGGTCGCGCGACGCGCTGTTCTCCGCACCCCGGCACCCCTACACCCATGCGCTTCTGTCGGCGATCCCCTCCCTCGACCCGGATGACAAGGGCAAGGCGGTGAAGCTGACGGGCGAGATCCCGAGCCCCGCCAATCCGCCGTCCGGCTGCCGCTTTCACACCCGGTGTCCGCATGCCACGGCGCTGTGTCGCAGCGAGGAGCCGGCCCTGCGCCGGGTCGGCTCCGCCACCCACCGGGTGGCCTGTCACAGGTCGGAGGACCTGTACGGCGCGTTTCCTGCGCCGGGCGGGACGCTCGGGTCAGCCCGCCGGCACGGCGAAGCGCCGCAGGCGCAGCGCGTTGCCGAGCACGAACACGCTGGATAG
- a CDS encoding heavy metal translocating P-type ATPase, which translates to MNAPITSVAADRITLPIEGMSCASCVGRVEKALTAVPGVAEANVNLATETASIALSEPVSRARLAEAVSRAGYEVRESAGTIDLAIEGMTCASCVGRVEKALNAVPGVTSAHVNLATERARVEGTAARDDLVAAVAATGYEARVLDTAASADEGLAARRDAEEARLRRDVMLAAVATLPVFVLEMGSKIIPGVHDWILATLGQQTNWLLQFALTAFVLAVPGRRFYVHGFPALLRGGPDMNSLVAVGTAAAFSYSLVATFAPALLPAGTVNVYFEAAAVIVTLILIGRWLEARAKGRTSQAIQRLVGLQAKTARVRREGETMEIAVADVAPGDVVEVRPGERIPVDGTVSDGESYVDESMITGEPVPVAKSAGATVVGGTVNQTGALAFTATAVGADTMLAQIIRMVEEAQGSKLPIQALVDRVTLWFVPAVMAVAVLTFAVWLAFGPEPALSFALVNAVAVLIIACPCAMGLATPTSIMVGTGRGAEMGVLFRKGEALQLLKEARVVALDKTGTLTEGKPALTDLETAGDTPRETVLARIAAVEAKSEHPIARAIVAAAEAEGLDVPEASGFKSLTGLGVTATVDGATVEIGADRYMAHLGLSTSVFSDTADRLANEGKSPLYAAIDGKLAAIVAVADPIKETTPEAIRTLHDLGLSVAMITGDNRVTASAIARRLGIDDVIAEVMPDGKVEAVKRLKATHGRLAFVGDGINDAPALAEADIGVAIGTGTDVAIEAADVVLMSGSLSGVPNAIALSKATLGNIRQNLFWAFAYNTALIPVAAGVLWPAFGVLLSPMLAAGAMALSSVFVLGNALRLRRFAVPAG; encoded by the coding sequence ATGAACGCTCCGATCACATCCGTCGCGGCGGACAGGATCACGCTGCCGATCGAAGGCATGAGTTGCGCGTCCTGCGTCGGGCGCGTGGAGAAGGCGCTGACCGCCGTCCCCGGCGTTGCCGAAGCCAATGTCAATCTCGCCACGGAAACCGCCAGCATCGCGCTGTCGGAACCGGTGTCGCGCGCAAGGCTCGCCGAGGCCGTGAGCCGCGCCGGCTATGAGGTGCGGGAAAGCGCCGGCACCATCGACCTCGCCATCGAGGGCATGACCTGCGCCTCCTGCGTCGGGCGCGTGGAAAAGGCACTGAACGCCGTGCCCGGCGTCACCTCGGCGCACGTCAATCTCGCCACCGAACGTGCCCGGGTGGAGGGCACGGCCGCGCGCGACGATCTCGTCGCCGCCGTCGCCGCGACCGGCTACGAGGCCCGCGTGCTCGACACGGCGGCCTCGGCCGACGAGGGTCTGGCGGCCCGCCGCGACGCCGAGGAAGCCCGGCTCAGGCGCGATGTGATGCTGGCGGCCGTCGCCACGCTGCCGGTCTTCGTGCTGGAGATGGGCTCCAAGATCATTCCCGGCGTGCACGACTGGATCCTCGCGACCCTTGGCCAGCAGACCAACTGGCTGCTGCAGTTCGCGCTTACGGCCTTCGTCCTGGCCGTGCCGGGCCGGCGCTTCTACGTGCACGGGTTTCCCGCCCTGCTGCGCGGGGGCCCGGACATGAACTCGCTGGTCGCCGTCGGCACGGCCGCCGCCTTTTCCTACTCGCTGGTGGCGACCTTCGCGCCCGCCCTGCTTCCGGCCGGCACGGTCAACGTCTATTTCGAGGCCGCCGCCGTCATCGTGACGCTGATCCTGATCGGCCGCTGGCTGGAAGCGCGCGCCAAGGGCCGCACCTCGCAGGCGATCCAGCGGCTCGTCGGCCTTCAGGCCAAAACCGCCCGCGTGCGCCGCGAGGGCGAAACGATGGAAATCGCGGTCGCCGACGTGGCGCCGGGCGATGTGGTCGAGGTGCGCCCCGGCGAACGCATCCCGGTCGACGGCACCGTCTCGGACGGCGAGAGCTATGTGGATGAATCCATGATCACCGGCGAGCCGGTGCCGGTGGCCAAGAGCGCCGGCGCGACCGTCGTCGGCGGCACGGTGAACCAGACCGGCGCGCTCGCCTTCACCGCCACGGCCGTCGGCGCCGATACGATGCTCGCCCAGATCATCCGCATGGTGGAGGAGGCGCAGGGCTCCAAGCTGCCGATCCAAGCGCTGGTGGACCGCGTCACCCTTTGGTTCGTGCCGGCCGTGATGGCCGTGGCCGTCCTGACCTTCGCCGTCTGGCTCGCCTTCGGCCCCGAGCCGGCGCTCAGCTTCGCGCTGGTCAATGCGGTCGCCGTGCTCATCATCGCCTGCCCCTGCGCCATGGGTCTGGCGACCCCCACCTCGATCATGGTCGGCACCGGGCGGGGCGCGGAAATGGGCGTGCTGTTCCGCAAGGGCGAGGCGCTGCAGCTGCTCAAGGAAGCCCGCGTCGTCGCGCTGGACAAGACCGGCACGCTGACCGAGGGCAAGCCGGCCCTCACCGACCTGGAAACCGCCGGCGACACCCCGCGCGAGACGGTGCTCGCCCGGATCGCCGCCGTCGAGGCGAAGTCCGAACACCCGATCGCCCGCGCCATCGTCGCGGCGGCCGAGGCGGAGGGCCTCGATGTGCCCGAGGCCAGCGGCTTCAAGTCCCTCACCGGGCTCGGCGTGACGGCCACGGTCGACGGCGCGACGGTCGAGATCGGCGCGGACCGCTACATGGCGCATCTTGGCCTGTCGACCTCCGTCTTCTCCGATACCGCGGACCGGCTCGCCAATGAGGGCAAGTCGCCGCTCTATGCCGCCATCGACGGCAAGCTTGCGGCCATCGTCGCCGTCGCCGACCCGATCAAGGAGACGACGCCCGAGGCGATCAGGACCCTGCACGATCTGGGGCTGAGCGTCGCCATGATCACCGGCGACAACCGGGTGACCGCCTCGGCCATCGCCCGGCGGCTGGGGATCGACGACGTGATCGCCGAAGTGATGCCCGACGGCAAGGTCGAGGCGGTCAAGCGCCTCAAGGCGACGCACGGGCGGCTCGCCTTCGTCGGCGACGGCATCAACGATGCCCCGGCGCTCGCCGAAGCCGACATTGGCGTCGCCATCGGCACGGGCACCGATGTCGCCATCGAGGCGGCGGATGTGGTGCTCATGTCCGGCAGCCTCTCCGGCGTGCCGAACGCCATCGCACTGTCAAAGGCGACGCTCGGCAACATCCGACAGAACCTGTTCTGGGCCTTCGCCTACAACACGGCGCTGATCCCGGTGGCGGCCGGCGTGCTGTGGCCGGCTTTCGGCGTGCTGCTGTCGCCGATGCTGGCCGCCGGCGCGATGGCGCTATCCAGCGTGTTCGTGCTCGGCAACGCGCTGCGCCTGCGGCGCTTCGCCGTGCCGGCGGGCTGA
- a CDS encoding NAD(P)-dependent oxidoreductase, with translation MKLVVTGSSGRVGRAIVRALAGDHDVVGLDRTPFPTTRVTADICDPGALEAAMAGADAVIHAAALHAPHVGRVSDTEFWRINVDATRTLAECARRLHIPRVVFTSTTALYGNVVEATRCVWIDEATAPQPRTIYHRTKHEAERALAELAGPRLAVRILRVGRCFPEPVNRTAVYRLHRGVDVRDVAVAHAAALVNPGPAFQCHVVSGRVAFQPDDCEALACGADAVIRNRCPELADAFDRRGWPLPTCIDRVYASRSAATDLAWHPRHGFAEVLAQFDRQCPEVLPPDWP, from the coding sequence GGTCGGACGTGCCATCGTGCGCGCGCTTGCCGGAGACCACGATGTCGTCGGTCTAGATCGCACGCCCTTCCCGACAACGCGGGTGACGGCCGACATCTGCGATCCAGGCGCTCTCGAAGCGGCTATGGCGGGTGCCGACGCGGTCATCCACGCCGCCGCGCTGCATGCGCCACACGTGGGCCGGGTATCCGACACCGAATTCTGGCGCATCAATGTCGACGCGACGCGAACCCTTGCGGAGTGTGCCCGCCGGCTCCACATCCCGCGCGTGGTGTTCACCAGCACCACCGCGCTCTATGGCAACGTCGTCGAGGCGACGCGCTGCGTCTGGATCGACGAGGCCACCGCGCCACAGCCGAGAACCATCTATCATCGCACGAAACATGAGGCCGAGCGCGCGCTCGCGGAGCTTGCCGGGCCGCGTTTGGCGGTCCGGATCCTGCGCGTGGGGCGATGCTTCCCGGAGCCGGTCAACCGGACGGCCGTGTATCGCCTTCATCGCGGGGTCGATGTGCGGGACGTCGCCGTCGCCCATGCGGCCGCGCTGGTCAATCCCGGGCCGGCTTTCCAGTGCCATGTCGTCTCCGGACGCGTCGCGTTCCAGCCGGACGATTGCGAGGCTCTGGCATGCGGGGCCGACGCCGTCATCCGCAACAGATGCCCTGAGCTCGCCGACGCGTTCGACCGGCGCGGATGGCCACTTCCCACCTGCATAGACCGGGTCTACGCCTCTCGCTCGGCCGCCACCGACCTCGCCTGGCATCCGCGCCACGGCTTCGCTGAGGTTCTGGCGCAATTCGACCGGCAATGCCCGGAGGTTCTGCCGCCGGACTGGCCGTGA